One region of Eupeodes corollae chromosome 1, idEupCoro1.1, whole genome shotgun sequence genomic DNA includes:
- the LOC129940395 gene encoding zinc finger BED domain-containing protein 4-like — protein sequence MDLIIVDMLPYNLVEGDAFRRLNLADPDTLFRYRKKSEKYFRTTLMPATYFKVKEKVILLLEKAEWVSLTTDIWSNPAKTCSLLSYTAHFIQATKRQKVILAASALEDNHTGKHISETLINIIAEFRLTNKVHMVIRDNACNMQSAMRLGNFASIGCVAHTLQLVIHEIIFKSDPMMDIIKKCRKIVGHFKRSEQACRYLKQFQETCDLPRHTLIQDVETRWNSTYLMLERLMEQKFAVNLYMAERGGIEVPAAEEWVQIRDLISALKCFYQATLDISSDSSSISLIIPLIVMLNSKLAPKDEDTENLKLLKIRLCESVNKRFSYSKSTPNLLIATLIDPRFKGKYFTGDEIGNTKAKILELLQQNLSNQTVPMILEDDDPQPSSSTSASGLQHDDLWESHDKFVLPVESGTCLNEPPPFEGQLLSFLKEPLLLRNTDVYAYWASSPYNYLRTVAIQFLSAPPTSVPSKQLFCAAGQIYADRRSNLSGENVEKL from the coding sequence atggATCTCATTATCGTCGACATGCTGCCGTATAACTTGGTTGAAGGAGACGCATTTCGAAGACTCAACTTAGCTGACCCTGACACTCTATTTAGATACAGAAAGAAGTCTGAAAAATACTTCAGAACGACTTTAATGCCAGCGACGTATTTTAAGGTAAAAGAAAAAGTCATACTTCTCTTGGAAAAGGCTGAATGGGTCAGCCTTACTACAGACATATGGAGTAATCCTGCGAAGACTTGTTCTTTGCTGAGTTACACAGCTCACTTCATTCAAGCAACGAAAAGACAAAAAGTTATATTGGCAGCAAGTGCACTTGAAGACAATCATACTGGAAAGCATATTTCAGAAACACTTATCAATATAATTGCTGAATTCCGATTGACGAACAAAGTTCACATGGTTATACGTGACAATGCTTGTAATATGCAGTCTGCCATGCGTCTTGGAAATTTTGCATCCATTGGATGCGTAGCTCATACGCTTCAGTTGGTAATCCatgaaattatattcaaaagcGATCCCATGAtggatataattaaaaaatgtcgcAAAATTGTTggacattttaaaagaagtgaGCAAGCTTGTCGATATTTAAAGCAATTCCAAGAAACTTGCGACTTACCCAGGCACACTTTGATTCAAGATGTTGAAACACGCTGGAATAGCACGTATCTAATGTTGGAAAGGCTCATGGAACAAAAATTCGCTGTAAATTTGTACATGGCAGAACGCGGTGGCATAGAAGTACCAGCAGCAGAAGAATGGGTGCAAATAAGAGATTTGATATCCGCATTGAAATGCTTTTATCAAgctacacttgatatttcaagcgACTCTTCATCAATATCATTAATTATACCACTGATTGTCATGCTGAATTCAAAACTAGCTCCAAAAGATGAAGAtactgaaaacttaaaattgcttaaaatccGGTTGTGTGAGTCTGTTAATAAACGATTTTCGTACTCAAAAAGTACTCCAAATTTATTGATTGCTACCCTTATAGATCCTCGATTTAAAGGGAAGTATTTTACCGGTGATGAAATCGGAAATACCAAAGcaaaaatattggaattatTACAACAGAACTTGTCAAATCAAACGGTTCCGATGATTTTAGAAGACGATGATCCCCAGCCATCTTcttcaacatcagcatcaggaTTGCAACATGATGATTTATGGGAATCAcatgataaatttgttttgccAGTCGAGAGCGGAACTTGCTTAAATGAACCTCCTCCGTTTGAGGGACAGCTGTTGTCTTTTTTGAAAGAACCTTTACTCTTACGAAACACTGATGTATATGCATATTGGGCGTCTAGCCCATACAATTATCTAAGGACCGTAGCTATACAATTTTTGTCTGCGCCACCCACTAGCGTTCCTAGTAAACAACTGTTCTGTGCTGCCGGACAGATATATGCGGACAGAAGATCAAATTTGAGtggtgaaaatgttgaaaaactttga